In Cervus canadensis isolate Bull #8, Minnesota chromosome 6, ASM1932006v1, whole genome shotgun sequence, one DNA window encodes the following:
- the LOC122444005 gene encoding translation initiation factor IF-2-like, protein MINRRLRPERSDSEGASGPPGLVAAHGGALRGRAPGGGCGGARGRRGGRSASVAGLGAGGGKRAGSRADGRGLELGRAPAGGCWETPAPTPAGNSKAPSARPRLPGPGVPHLGDPTCRPAAWAPHSGSLTSRELRPEPCGGAGPPARKGVCIRARPRSATLSPGPRAETRRGADAKMAAAGTRAGEGRAARGPDPQAPAPGQSPPGPGPGTGRLVGKTQAGDGSSRGPAQSWHLSADLLSFLTCHGPLTF, encoded by the exons ATGATCAA CCGGAGGCTGCGCCCAGAGCGCAGTGACAGCGAGGGCGCGTCCGGGCCTCCTGGCCTCGTGGCCGCGCACGGGGGCGCGCTCCGAGGGCGCGCTCcgggcggcggctgcggcggcgcGCGGGGCCGCCGTGGCGGGAGAAGCGCTTCCG TCGCGGGCCTGGGTGCAGGGGGTGGGAAACGCGCAGGGAGCCGGGCGGACGGGCGCGGGCTGGAGCTGGGGCGCGCGCCCGCGGGCGGCTGCTGGgagacccccgcccccaccccggctGGGAATTCAAAAGCCCCCTCGGCCCGCCCGCGACTCCCCGGGCCAGGGGTCCCGCACCTTGGAGACCCCACCTGCCGTCCCGCTGCCTGGGCTCCGCACTCCGGCAGCCTGACCTCCCGCGAGCTCCGCCCGGAGCCCTGCGGTGGAGCGGGTCCCCCGGCGCGGAAGGGGGTCTGCATCCGCGCCCGCCCGCGCTCAGCCACGCTGTCCCCGGGACCGCGTGCCGAAACCCGCCGCGGGGCGGACGCCAAGATGGCTGCCGCGGGGACGCGTGCGGGCGAGGGCCGGGCGGCCAGGGGCCCCGACCCCCAAGCCCCAGCGCCTGGTCAGAGCCCGCCCGGCCCCGGCCCTGGAACGGGCCGTCTAGTAGGGAAGACACAGGCAGGTGATGGAAGCAGTCGTGGTCCCGCTCAGAGCTGGCATCTCAGTGCTGACCTCCTGAGCTTTCTCACTTGCCACGGGCCTCTAACCTTCTGA